In a genomic window of Phragmites australis chromosome 14, lpPhrAust1.1, whole genome shotgun sequence:
- the LOC133891120 gene encoding lecithin-cholesterol acyltransferase-like 1, whose translation MASTSLLRLLPLLLFLLPRPFREYYLSGSHQPKDVGVGELHPIVVVPGVSCSDLEARLTETYRPSVPRCGAMKGKGWFGIWENSSDLLAHDYVQCFEEQMSLVYDPAINDYRNLPGVETRVPNFGVARGFHEKNPFHPEWCLTRLIEALERIGYRDGDTLLGAPYDIRHAPPIPGQPSEVYSRYFARFRRLVEDASKRKQHKKVIIFGHSFGGNVALEFVRNAPMAWRQKYIKHLILAAPTLSAGFVDPVKNLASGPYNLLYVPTATALSLRPMWRSFETNIANFPSPAVFGDTPIVITKQRNYSSHDMEDFLAAIGFSDGIEPFRRRTLPKMHYFEAPMVPMTCINGVGNRTPQQLVYWESDFDELPEIVYGDGDGDINLVSMLAFDKEMGQQPRQKGQFKSIKLDKAQHGAIVSDEWALKRVIQEILEANRISS comes from the exons ATGGCTAGTACTTCACTTCTGCGGCTGCTCCCTCTTCTGCTCTTCCTGCTTCCCCGTCCCTTCCGGGAGTACTACCTCTCCGGAAGCCACCAGCCGAAGGATGTCGGCGTCGGCGAGCTCCACCCGATCGTCGTGGTGCCCGGGGTGAGCTGCAGCGACCTGGAGGCGCGGCTCACCGAGACGTATCGGCCGTCGGTGCCGCGCTGTGGCGCGATGAAGGGGAAGGGATGGTTTGGGATATGGGAGAACAGTTCGGACCTGCTTGCCCACGACTACGTGCAGTGCTTCGAGGAGCAGATGAGCCTCGTCTACGACCCTGCCATCAACGACTACCGGAACCTTCCCGGCGTCGAGACACGCGTCCCCAACTTTGGCGTCGCAAGAGGGTTCCACGAGAAGAACCCTTTTCACCC agaatggtGCCTTACAAGACTCATAGAAGCACTGGAAAGAATCGGATACCGTGACGGAGACACCCTGCTGGGGGCTCCTTACGACATCCGCCACGCTCCTCCAATTCCTGGCCAGCCGTCTGAGGTCTACTCTCGCTACTTCGCGCGGTTCAGGAGGCTGGTTGAGGACGCGAGCAAGAGGAAACAACACAAGAAGGTCATCATCTTTGGGCACAGCTTCGGAGGGAATGTCGCGCTCGAGTTCGTCAGGAACGCACCAATGGCGTGGCGCCAAAAGTACATCAAGCACCTCATCCTCGCAGCGCCCACGCTCTCCGCAGGGTTCGTGGATCCGGTGAAAAACCTTGCCTCCGGGCCGTACAACTTGCTCTACGTCCCAACAGCTACTGCCTTGTCTCTGAGGCCGATGTGGAGGAGCTTTGAGACTAACATCGCCAACTTCCCATCGCCGGCGGTGTTCGGGGACACGCCGATCGTGATCACCAAGCAGAGGAATTACTCCTCGCACGACATGGAAGATTTCCTTGCTGCGATCGGGTTCAGCGACGGCATCGAGCCTTTCAGAAGACGAACGCTTCCAAAGATGCACTACTTCGAGGCACCCATGGTGCCCATGACATGCATCAATGGAGTGGGCAACAGAACGCCACAGCAGCTGGTGTACTGGGAGAGTGACTTCGATGAGCTCCCGGAAATAGTGTAcggtgatggagatggggaTATCAATTTGGTTAGCATGTTGGCGTTTGACAAGGAGATGGGTCAGCAGCCACGACAGAAGGGGCAGTTTAAGTCCATCAAGCTTGATAAGGCTCAGCACGGTGCAATTGTTTCGGATGAATGGGCGCTGAAGAGGGTCATTCAAGAAATCCTTGAAGCAAATCGAATTTCTTCATAG